A single region of the Eulemur rufifrons isolate Redbay chromosome 8, OSU_ERuf_1, whole genome shotgun sequence genome encodes:
- the RPTN gene encoding repetin: MPQLLNSILNVIDVFQKYAKENGDCASLCKEELKQLLLAEFGDILRRPNDPESVETIMSLLDRDRNGHVDFNEYLLLVFQLVQACHHKLDNKPCGDRTSRRERGQEGTQDHKLPGNSGRQHRQRHEEERQDSHCSQSERQGQDSHYGQSERQDRDSRHGQSERQSQDSYHGQSERQGQDSHHGQSERQDEDYSFDQTERQGQDSTSGKRLSHKSSSGQPKRQEYIFALNQCEKPVQDSHYGQSERLGQQLSCGQSGRLVQDSCSSQTNQQESDSYYRWSGRMGQESGYGQRDRQGLDSHYGQTDRQGQSCQYGQTDRQGQSSRYGQTDRQGLSCQYGQTDRQGQSSQYGQTDRQGQSSRYGQTDRQGQSSRYGQTDRQGQSSRYGQTDRQGQSSQYGQTDRQGLSYQYDQTDRQGQSSHYGQTDRQGQSSRYGQTNRQGQSSQYGQTDRQGQSSQYGQTGRQGQSSHYGQTDRQGQSSRCGQTDRQGQSSQYAQTDRQGLSCQYGQTDRQGQSSQYGQTDRQGQSSHYGQIDRQRLSSQYGQTHRQGQNAHYGQSQTGEIEIQKQNRYFQGTEGTRRDSYVEQSGRSGRLNQQTPGQEVYQGQGFQSRDVQQDSHQVWEPEEDSQHHQHKLLALIQQEEPFCHKGRDWQSRSSEQGHRQAQTRHSHNEGQRHGAKEEQSHQSQDRHSRGGLESSWEAQDRQSHEDEQNHQRQDRQTHEDEQNHEQNHQRQDRQTHEDEQNRQRRNRQTHEDEQNHQRQDRQTWEDEQNHQRQDRQTHEDEQNRQRRNRQTHEDEQNRQRRDRETREDEQNHQRQDRQTWKENQNRQQQWDRQNYKEKEKYQGSQDQQSLGTQRSCPNREKFCMNEDDQSRDSQGRRREPTFHPTQGGGRPQRREQGGDHPTKAAIVPNPLYDYVQQQKSHQY, encoded by the exons ATGCCTCAACTCCTGAACAGCATACTCAATGTGATCGACGTGTTCCAGAAATACGCCAAAGAGAATGGGGACTGTGCATCACTGTGCAAGGAGGAGTTGAAACAGCTGCTCTTGGCTGAGTTTGGAGACATCCTCCGG AGACCAAATGACCCAGAGTCTGTGGAAACCATCATGAGCCTTTTAGACAGAGACAGAAACGGACATGTTGATTTTAATGAGTATCTCTTGTTGGTGTTCCAATTGGTCCAAGCCTGCCATCATAAGCTAGATAATAAACCATGTGGAGATAGAACCTCCCGGCGAGAAAGGGGACAGGAAGGAACACAAGACCATAAGTTACCAGGAAACTCAGGCAGACAACATAGGCAGAGGCATGAGGAAGAAAGGCAGGACTCCCACTGCAGTCAGTCTGAGAGACAGGGTCAGGATTCCCACTATGGTCAGTCTGAGAGACAGG ACAGG GACTCCCGCCATGGTCAGTCTGAGAGACAGAGTCAGGACTCCTACCATGGTCAGTCTGAGAGACAGGGTCAGGACTCCCACCATGGTCAGTCTGAGAGACAAGATGAGGATTACAGCTTTGATCAGACAGAGAGACAAGGTCAAGATTCTACCTCTGGTAAAAGACTGAGTCATAAATCTAGCAGTGGCCAACCTAAAAGGCAAGAATATATCTTTGCCTTAAATCAGTGTGAGAAACCAGTTCAAGATTCTCATTATGGTCAGTCTGAAAGGCTTGGGCAACAATTAAGCTGTGGCCAATCTGGAAGACTTGTACAAGACTCTTGCTCTAGCCAGACAAACCAACAGGAATCAGACTCTTATTATAGATGGTCTGGGAGGATGGGTCAGGAATCAGGCTATGGCCAGAGAGATAGGCAAGGACTGGATTCTCACTAtggtcagacagacagacaaggccAGAGCTGTCAATAtggtcagacagacagacaaggccAGAGCTCTCGATATggccagacagacagacaaggccTGAGCTGTCAATAtggtcagacagacagacaaggccAGAGTTCTCAATAtggtcagacagacagacaaggccAGAGTTCTCGATAtggtcagacagacagacaaggccAGAGCTCTCGATAtggtcagacagacagacaaggccAGAGCTCTCGATAtggtcagacagacagacaaggccAGAGCTCTCAATAtggtcagacagacagacaaggccTAAGCTATCAATAtgatcagacagacagacaaggccAGAGTTCTCACTAtggtcagacagacagacaaggccAGAGCTCTCGATATGGCCAGACAAACAGACAAGGCCAGAGTTCTCAATATggccagacagacagacaaggccAGAGCTCTCAATATGGTCAGACAGGTAGACAAGGCCAGAGTTCTCACTAtggtcagacagacagacaaggccAGAGCTCTCGATGtggtcagacagacagacaaggccAGAGCTCTCAATATgcccagacagacagacaaggccTGAGCTGTCAATAtggtcagacagacagacaaggccAGAGTTCTCAATAtggtcagacagacagacaaggccAGAGTTCTCACTATGGTCAGATAGACAGGCAACGCCTGAGCTCTCAGTATGGTCAGACACACAGACAAGGCCAGAATGCCCACTATGGTCAGTCACAGACTGGGGAAATTgaaatacaaaagcaaaatagGTATTTCCAAGGGACTGAGGGGACAAGAAGGGACTCATATGTTGAGCAATCAGGAAGATCAGGGAGACTAAATCAACAGACTCCAGGACAGGAAGTGTACCAGGGACAGGGATTCCAGTCTAGGGATGTGCAACAGGACAGCCACCAGGTATGGGAGCCTGAGGAAGATAGCCAACACCACCAGCACAAGCTCTTAGCACTAATCCAGCAGGAAGAACCATTCTGCCACAAGGGGAGAGATTGGCAATCACGCAGTAGTGAGCAGGGCCATAGACAGGCCCAAACCAGGCACAGCCATAACGAGGGGCAGAGACATGGGGCAAAGGAAGAGCAGAGTCATCAAAGCCAGGACAGACACAGCCGTGGGGGGCTGGAAAGTTCATGGGAGGCACAGGACAGGCAAAGCCACGAAGACGAGCAGAACCATCAGAGGCAAGACAGGCAAACCCACGAAGACGAGCAGAACC ACGAGCAGAACCATCAGAGGCAAGACAGACAAACCCACGAAGACGAGCAGAACCGTCAGAGGCGAAACAGGCAAACCCACGAAGACGAGCAGAACCATCAGAGGCAAGACAGGCAAACCTGGGAAGACGAGCAGAACCATCAGAGGCAAGACAGGCAAACCCACGAAGATGAGCAGAACCGTCAGAGGCGAAACAGGCAAACCCACGAAGACGAGCAGAACCGTCAGAGGCGAGACAGGGAAACCCGGGAAGACGAGCAGAACCATCAGAGGCAAGACAGGCAAACCTGGAAAGAGAATCAAAACCGTCAACAACAATGGGATAGGCAAAACtacaaggagaaagagaagtatCAAGGGTCCCAGGATCAACAATCCCTAGGCACCCAGCGAAGCTGTCCTAACAGAGAAAAATTCTGCATGAATGAGGATGACCAGAGCCGAGACTCACAGGGAAGACGCAGGGAGCCAACCTTCCATCCAACCCAGGGTGGTGGGAGGCCTCAAAGAAGAGAACAAGGAGGAGATCACCCTACCAAAGCAGCTATTGTTCCCAACCCCCTTTATGACTATGTGCAACAGCAGAAATCGCATCAATACTAG